One segment of Neoarius graeffei isolate fNeoGra1 chromosome 20, fNeoGra1.pri, whole genome shotgun sequence DNA contains the following:
- the LOC132868641 gene encoding uncharacterized protein LOC132868641, whose translation MDEGVDVSAEDDSINLVCKTHAVLTQAEQAASPALQDVLMGRRHLPGIEEVEALALLLQQLADESDHHHLVPADLRQKIVTAASSLHEHDRTAASFIKKYESRWGYTLFGRCLGPDTPESRAAQKTKFGWMRYPQAAQVSEESRALCLLIKMLKNSPPANHLTSPSKVAACIKGQYKRIADRVADDPILCKLSIPLPNINNKSLSTFIAKEEKKANYRATVMPKAKPHQTVLSEQLLPEAPALPPSLPPPERPQVQYEQPHHVAGRKRGEKRRLKVHILDQFLYR comes from the coding sequence ATGGACGAGGGTGTCGACGTGTCTGCAGAGGATGACTCCATCAACCTTGTCTGCAAGACGCACGCCGTACTAACGCAGGCAGAGCAGGCGGCAAGTCCTGCACTACAGGATGTGCTGATGGGTCGGAGGCATCTGCCAGGAATAGAGGAAGTGGAGGCACTGGCCCTGCTGCTCCAGCAACTGGCTGACGAGAGTGACCACCACCACCTGGTGCCTGCCGACCTGCGTCAGAAGATAGTCACCGCTGCCAGCTCCCTTCATGAGCACGACAGGACCGCTGCCAGCTTCATCAAGAAGTATGAGTCCAGGTGGGGCTACACACTGTTCGGCCGGTGCCTTGGGCCCGACACCCCTGAGAGCAGAGCGGCCCAGAAGACCAAGTTTGGATGGATGAGGTACCCTCAGGCTGCACAGGTGAGTGAGGAAAGCCGTGCGCTCTGCCTCCTCATTAAGATGTTGAAGAACTCGCCACCAGCCAATCACCTGACCTCCCCCAGCAAGGTAGCAGCATGCATCAAGGGGCAGTACAAGAGGATCGCGGACCGAGTGGCAGATGATCCCATCCTCTGCAAGCTCTCCATCCCTCTGCCCAACATTAACAACAAATCCCTCTCCACCTTTATTGCAAAAGAGGAGAAGAAGGCCAACTACAGGGCAACGGTAATGCCCAAAGCCAAGCCCCaccagactgtgctgtcagagCAACTGCTGCCTGAAGCTCCTGCCCTGCCGCCGTCACTGCCACCACCAGAGAGACCTCAGGTGCAGTACGAGCAGCCTCACCATGTTGCTGGCAGAAAGCGTGGTGAAAAGCGGAG